GCCGGATTCAGGAATTCGAGCGCATGGCCCAGCACCGGATCGGGTGCCTCGGCCGCCGCCAGATCGGCAAGCGCCGCCGACCAGTCGGCATGGGGGTAGTGGAACAGCGGCTGTGCCGCAGGCCGGCGATCGGCGGTGCTGCCGCGCAGCGGCCGAAGATTGCGGCCATAGCGGCGCGTGCTGTCGCCCGGGGCCACGGTCTCGGGGTGTTCCGCAGCCTCCAGCCGTTCGGCGAAACTGGCGTCGAAATGGCGCACGGTCGGGATGTCGAGCCCGTCGAGCCAGATCATCGGCTGGCCGGAATGATTGCCGTGATCATGCCACTGCCAGTTCGGCGTCAGCACCAGATCGAAGGGCCGCATCACGGCCTTTTCGCCATCGACCGCGGTATAGGCGCCATCGCCTTCCATCACGAAGCGCAGCGCCGACTGGCTGTGGCGATGGCAGGGCGCCACCTCGCCCGGCAGGATCAGCTGCAACCCGGCATAAAGGCTGGGGGTGATGCCGGACGTGCCGGGCAGGCCGGGGTTTTCCAGAATCAGCACCCGGCGTTCGGCCTGTTCGGCGCTGATCAGATCCCCCGCCCGCAAGAGATGATCGCGGGCCGAGGCGTAGTCCCATTTCCAGGCCTGCGCCGGCGACCGCGGCGTGGGCGTCACCAGCGCCGACAGCACTTCCCACAAGGGATACAGGCTCTTGGGCCGCATCTCCTCGTACAGCCGGTCCAGCTGTGCGCGGGCGTCGTTGGGCAGGGGAGCGGTCATCGGATCAGCCCTCGTCGACCATCACATGCAGCACGCCGTCTTCGACGCGCACCGGATAGGTGCGCACCGGCTCGGTACAGGGGGCGCCACATGGCGCGCCCGTGCGCACATCGAACAATCCCTGATGCAGCGGACATTCGATCATGTGGCCGTCCAGATAGCCGTCGGACAGAAAGGCGCGGCCGTGGGTGCAGAGATCGTCGGTGGCAAAGAAATCGCCATCGACCTCGTAAAAGGCGATGCGGCGCCCGGCCGCTTCGGCGCAGGCCACGCCCTCATCGGCAAGACGCGCGGTCTCGATGGTCTTGATCCAGCTCATTCTGGCTCGTCCTTGCTTACGCCGGATAAATCAGGCTGTTCGGGATCATCTCGCTGTCGATCACCACGATCCGCTCGGCGAAGTACAGCCGGCCGTCCTCGTCGACGATCCGGTCGTGGCAGACCGCCGAGAGCACGATTTCCGACTGCCTGTCGATCAGCGTCTGCACGATCAGCAGATTGTGGCGGGTGCGGATGCCCTCGGGCCCGGTGCTGATCCTGAGCGGCCCGGGAAAGCGGCGGTAATAGCGCGGCGCATACATCTGGGTGGTGGTCAACCCCGTCACCCGGTCCTGCAGCATGCCGCGGCTTTCCGCCTGCATGGTCGACAGCGTATAGCCCCGCTCGAAATTCTCCCGCGGGATCACCCGATACAGGCAGTCGGGCAGGAAGAAGCCCGGCCAATCCGACAGCCGCACATCGTCCAGCGTGTCGTAATAGGCGTCGTAGAGGTCGCGGACCCGGCCGCGCAGGGCGGTATCGGTCTCAGCGGTTCCGATCATCGCGGTCACAGCCCCATCACCTCCCGCCAATAGCGATACATCGACCGGATCGCGGTTTCGGTAACCATGTAATCGGTGGGGGCGATCTCGCGGCCGCCCATCATCACCAGCGCCTCTTCCATGTCGGAGGGGGAAAAGCCCTGCTGGCTCATCTCGATGATCTCGCCGTCATCGGCCGAGACGAAGCCGGCCGGGCCGAAGAGATTGGCCTGGCGCGTGCGGCGCAGCTTCATCTCGGGCGTGTCGTCGGCATAGCACCAATGGGTCCAGTGGAAATCGAACCCCGCCGGCCCCTTGGGCACGATCTGGCGCGAGGTCAGCGAATTCACCTGCTGCTGCAGAATGACGCTGGGGAAGACGGTGATCATGCCGACCGTCTCCTCGCCCGGGAATTCCTTCACCACGTCCAGGATGCGCGGATCGGCCAGTTTCAGATCGCCCTGGAAATTGCGCAGATCCGCGGTGACGTCGTTCACCTCCTGCTCGCCCTTGCGGCTGATCAGGATGCCGTGGCGGCCGGTCTCGTCGATATCGACCGCGGATTTCTGGTCGGCGCGGAACAGGCCGAAGGTGACGAAGAACACATGCAGCAGCCCCGCATGATACGGGTCCTTGATGTTCTCCATCATCAGCTTCCAGTTCGCCGGAATGTGCTGGCGGTTATAGCCCAGCACCTCCAGCTTCCGGCCATCATAGACCCGGGTGTAATGGGCCCAGAACTTCTCGCCCAGATACTCCCGGAAGGGCGGGGTGTCGTCGGAAAAGGTCGCCCAGACCACGCCGTTCACCACCTCGACGCGCAGCCGGTTCAGGCCGTGATTGCCGGGGTCGAAATCCCGCGGCATGCCGCCCTGGCGCTTCACGCCGCGGCGGAAGGGCACGCCGATCAGATTGCCCCTCAGGTCATAGGCCCATTGGTGATAGGGGCAGAGCAGATCCTTGGTATGGCCCTGGCGCGCCTGGCAGAACTTTACGCCGCGATGCGCACAACGGTTCTCCACCACGCTGATCTCGTCTTCGGCAGAGCGCACCACGATCACCGGGCGTTCGCCCAGCGTGGTGGTCTTGAAATCGCCGACATCGGGGATCTCGCATTCCAGCGCGCAATAGAGCCAGTGCGGCCCGTACCAGATGCGCTGAAGCTCCCGCTGATAGACGTCCTGATCGGTATAGACCCAGTACGGCACCTTGCCGGCATCGCCGGTGTCCCACACGCGGCCGTTCCGGGCGCAAGCGCTGGTCTCCGCCATTCCCGCCTCCCTTGGGCGGCGCCCCCTCGTCCCGGGTTGCCGCCTGTTGTATTGCATATCGTGTGAAGCTTAGTATGATATGCAACAACGCGACGTCAAGACGGTTCGTCGAAAATGGAATGCCGGCCATGCCGGATCGTCATGAACCGGCACCGTCCTTCAGGGAGTTGAATGGAATGAGCGCAGGCGTGGTCATCATCGGCGCCGGCCAGGCCGGCGGCCGGGCGGCACTGACGCTCAGGGAGAAGGGCTATGCCGGGCCGGTAACGCTGATCGGCGACGAACCGGTCCCGCCTTACGAGCGCCCGCCCCTGTCGAAAGACATGCTGATCGACCCTGAGACCCGCCCCACCTGGCTGGTGCCGGCAGAGGCCTGGGCGGCGCAGGATATCCGGCTGATGACCGGCCGGGCGGCGATTGCGGTCGATCGTGCCGCGCGGCAGGTGCGGCTGGATGACGGCAGCCTGCTCGACTATGACCGGCTGATCTTCGCAACCGGCAGCCGGCCGCGCCGCCTGCCCTTCCGGGTCTCGCGCCTGGCCGATCTGCGCACGCTGGGTGACGTGGAATCGCTCGCGGCCCGCGCCGTCGGCGCCCGATCCGTTCTCGTGATCGGCGGCGGGGTGATCGGGCTGGAGGTTGCGGCCACGCTGGTGCAGAAGGGGCTGGAGGTGACGGTGGTCGAGATCGGCTCGCGCCTGCTCGGCCGCAACTTTCCGGCACCGGTGGCGGCGGCCCTGGCCCGGCGCCATGCGGCCGAAGGCGTCACCCTGCTGACCGGCCGCCGGATCCGGGATCTGGCCGACACGGCCGCGGGCATCCGCGCCGTGCTGTCCGACGGGCAGGTGATCACCGCCGATTTCGCCGTCGCCGGCATCGGCGTCGTCCCCGAAACCGGTCTCGCCCAGGCGGCCGGGCTGGTGGTCGATGACGGCATCGTGGTCGATCACGACATGCGCACGGCCGATCCCGCGGTGTTCGCGATCGGCGATGTGGCGGCACAGCCGGGGCCGGATGGCCGGTCCCTGCGCTGCGAAACCTGGCAGAATGCCAACATCACCGCCGAACGCGCGGTGGCGGCGATCCTGGGCAGCCCCCTGCCCGCCCCCGAAACGCCCTGGTTCTGGACCGATCAATACGATCTGAACGTCCAGCTCGCCGGCGTCACCGGGCCCGAGGCCGACACGGCACAGATCGTCGAACAGCGGGCCGGCGCCGGCCGGCTGTTCCTGGTGCTGGACGGCGACCGGCTGATCGGGGCGGCGGGCATCAATGCCGGCCGCGACATGGCCGCCTGCCGGCGGCTGATCACCGCCGGCATTCACCTGCCGCCCGGGATGACCGCGTCCGACAGCTTCGATGCGAAGGCGGCGCGCGGCCTGCTCAGCCCGGCTGCGGCCAGCGCCCGCCCAGCCTATGCGTAACCTCGCGCGCGGTCGCAATCAGCATCTCGCGGGCGGCGGCATCGCCGTCGCGGCCGAAACCCGGCGAGGCGATGATCGACAGGGCCAGCACCAGCTGGCCCTGAAGATTGAACACCGGCGCCGCGAAGGCACGCAGCCCCGGTGCGGTGGTGCCGTCCACCGCGGCCGACATTTCGCGCCGGGTCTGGGCGCGCATCGCATCGATATCGACCGGGCCTTCGGAACGGTCCTGCGCCAGTTCGCGCTGCAGCAGGTCGGACACGAAGCCCTCGTTCAGGAAGGCGAGGAAGATCCGGCCGGTGGCCGACCAGGTCAGCGACAGATGCGAGCCGATGGTCAGCATGGTGTAGACCGGTGGATTGCCGGGATACCAGCGGATGATCGTGGGGCCGGTTTCGGCCCAGACCGCAATCAGCACGGTGCGGCCGCTGGCGGCGACCAGCTCCTGCGCCGCCCGGCTCGCCTCTTCGAACGTGTCGAGCCGGCCCATGGCGGCAAGGCCCAACCTAAGCGCGCCGGTATGCAGATCATACAGCGCCGTCGCCGGGTCCTGGCGCAGGAAGCCGGTGTTCACGAAGCTCGCCAGATAGCGATGCGCCTGGCTGACCGACTGGCCGCTGGCCCGGGCGATATCGGTCAGAGAGCTGGGCCGGCCCAGACGGACCAGGGCATCGAGCACGCCGATACCGATTTCGACCGACTGGATGCCCTTGCGCTTCGTCTCGCTGCCGGCGCCACGCCGGCCTGCCGCCTTCACAGCCCCCTCCTGCTTCGCCTCCATCGCCCGCCCGTTCTCCTGCTGACGGCTGCCGCCTGATGCAGCGCACCATAGCCCCGGCGCCCCTGCCCGGCAACGGGGCCCGACAGACCATCATGTCAGGCGCCGCGTCAGCCCCCCTCGCCCACACTCGATACCGTCATCCAGGCATCACGCCACCCCAAGGAAACCCCGATGACCACCTGTCTGTTCGACCCCGCCCCCACCCCGCTCGCCGAAGTCAAAGGCACCGAAGCGCGCTATCCCATCCGCCGGATCTTCTGCGTCGGCCGCAATTATGAAGCCCATGCCCGCGAGATGGGTGTGGTGGTCGATCGCGAGGCGCCGTTCTATTTCACCAAATCGGCCCTGGCCTATGTGCCGTCGGGATCCACCATCCCCTACCCGCCCGGCACAGAGAATTATCATTACGAGATGGAGCTGGTGGTCGCCATCGGCAAAGCCGGTTTCGAGATTGCGGCCGCGGACGCCCTCTCCCACGTCTTCGGCTATGCCTGCGGCCTGGACATGACCCGGCGCGACCTGCAGCTGGCGGCACGCGCGAAGCAGCGGCCCTGGGATCTGGGCAAGGATTTCGAGCAGTCGGCCGTGCTGTCACCGATCGTGCCGGTGGCCGAAAGCGGCCATCCCGCCACGGGGCTGCTGGAATTGCGGGTTGATGGCGAGACCCGCCAGTCGACCGATCTGTCGCTGCTGGTCTGGTCGGTGGCCGAGCTGATCGCCCATCTGTCGCGCTTCTACCATCTGGAACCCGGCGATCTGATCTATACCGGCACGCCGGAAGGCGTCGGCCCGGTGGTGGCCGGCCAGAAGATCGAGGGCTCGATCACGGGCCTGGGCGGCATTTCGCTGACCATCGCCTGATCGCCCGGGTTGAGGGCGAGCGGTCGCACGAGGAGGGGGTGGCACAGGGCTTGCCACCCCCCTGCCCTGGCTGGCTTACCGGCCGTAGATGACGTGTCATCCCCCTCGCTGTAGCAAAGCTGCGAGTCTTTCCCTGTCAAAGACCGATAATGTTGCCGCAAGCTGCCGCATCTGCGAGGCTTGACGGTGGCCGGTGATTTTCAGCCAGATTTATCCAGATTGCGCAATCTTGGCAAAACCGCGGGTCAGCCGCCGCGCACGAAGCGGTCGCGGGTTTCGCGGAACCGCCGGACCAGGAAATCGCGGCAGACCGCGATCCGCGCCAGATGATGCGTGTCCGGATGGGTCAGCAGGTGATAGCGGCGGCGGAAGATCAGCCCGGGCAGGATCGGCACCAGGTCGGGGGCGTCGCGCACCGCAAAATCATGCAGGATGCCGATGCCCACCCCGGCGCAGATCGCCGCCATCTGCCCGACCACGCCGGCGCAGCGGAACTCGCGCTGTCCATACCGCGTCAATGCCTGGCCGTAATCCAGCGACGAGGCATAGGCGTAATCCTCCACCCCCGTCACCACCACATGGCCGGCCAGATCTTCGGGCGTCATGGGCACGCCCGCGCGCTCCAGATAGGACCGGGCGGCATAAACGCCCAGCGTATAGTCGCCGAGCGCCGTCACCAGCAGCCGCCCCTCGGCCGGCGGGTCCAGGCAGACCGCCAGATCCGCCTCGCGCCGCGACAGCGAAAAAGTGCGCGGCAGCGGCACCAGCTCCACCACCAGATCGGGATGCATGGCCCCCAGCCGGCCGAGTTCGGCCGCCAGAAACCAGGTGCCGAGCCCGTCGGGCGCCCCCACCCGCACCACGCCCGAGGGGGCGGCACCCTGGGCGCGGGTCTCTTCGGCGATGCCGAAAATTTCGGTCTCCACCCGCTCCGCCGCCGCCAGCAGCCGCTCCCCCGCCTCGGTGAGGGTGGCGCCCGAGGGCCGGCGTTCGAACAATGGCTGACCGAGCGAGGCTTCCAGCGCATCCAGCCTGCGGGCGACGGTCGCATGGTTCAGCCCCAGCCCCCGCGCCGCGGCCAGAATCTGGCCGCGGCGGGCGATGGCGAGGAAGACGCGGAGATGGTCCCAGTTCATCGGATGCGAAAACTCCGTCAGGATCAGGCTACAAATATCGCACAACGGCTTCTCGATATCTCCGGTTTCTGTGCGCCGCTTCGTCCGCAATCATACCCCCATCCCAGAACACCGCCGCCCCCGGCCGGTGTCGTCCTTCTGAAGGTGAGCGGAGATGGTCAGGAAGATCGGGCATTACATCGGCGGCCGGCAGGTGCCGGGTGCGGCTGCGCGGACGGTGGCGTCGTTCAACCCCGCGACCGGCGAGCAGAGCGGCGAAGTGGCGCTGGCCTCTGCCGCCGAGGTGCGCGCCGCGGTCGAGGCCGCGAAGGCGGCCGCCCCCGACTGGGCCGAGACCACGCCGCTGCGCCGGGCGCGGATCCTGAACCGCTTCCTGCACATCCTGGAAGAGCGCATCGACGAGCTGGCGGCGGTGATCACCGCCGAGCACGGCAAGGTGCTCTCGGATGCCAAGGGCGAGATCCAGCGCGGCATGGAGGTGGTCGAGTTTGCCACCGCCGCCCCGCAGCTGCTGAAGAGCGAGATGACCGAGAATGTCGGCACGAAGGTCGACAGCCATGCGCTGCGCCAGCCGCTGGGCGTCGTGGCCGGCATCACGCCGTTCAACTTTCCGGCCATGGTGCCGATGTGGATGTTCCCGGTGGCGCTGGCCTGCGGCAACACCTTCATCCTGAAGCCGTCGGAGCGCGACCCCTCGGCCGCCCTGCTGCTGGCCGAATGGCTGACCGAGGCGGGGCTGCCGGCCGGCGTGTTCAACGTCGTCCAGGGCGACAAGGAAGCGGTCGACGCCATCCTGACCGATCCGGATATCGAGGCGGTGAGCTTCGTGGGCTCCACCCCCATCGCCCGCTACATCTACCAGACCGCCACCGCGGCCGGTAAGCGCTGCCAGGCGCTGGGCGGCGCCAAGAACCACATGATCGTCATGCCCGATGCCGATATGGACCAGGCGGTCGATGCGCTGATGGGCGCCGCCTATGGCTCGGCCGGCGAGCGCTGCATGGCGATCTCGGTGGCCGTGCCGGTGGGTGAGGCCACGGCCGATGCGCTGGTCGAAAAGCTGGTGCCGCGCATCCAGGCGCTGAAGGTCGGCCCCGGCACCGATCCCGAGGCCGAGATGGGCCCGCTGGTCACCCGCGCCCATCGCGACAAGGTGGAAAACTACATCGATCAGGGCGTCGCCGAAGGCGCCGAGCTGGTGGTCGACGGCCGCAATCTGCGCCTGCAGGGCTATGAGGACGGCTATTTCACCGGCGCCACCCTGTTCGACCGCGTCACCACCGACATGACCATCTACAGGCACGAAATCTTCGGACCCGTCCTGTCGGTGGTCCGTGCCGAAAGCTACGAGCAGGCGGCGGGCTGGATCAACGCCCATGAATACGGCAACGGCACCGCGATCTTCACCCGCGACGGCGATGCGGCGCGCGAATTCGCCCACCGGATCAAGGTCGGCATGGTCGGCGTGAACGTGCCGATCCCGGTGCCGATGGCGTTCCATTCCTTCGGCGGCTGGAAGGCCTCGCTGTTCGGCGACCACCACATGCACGGCCCCGAAGGCGTGCGCTTCTACACCCGCCTCAAGACCATCACCACCCGCTGGCCGACCGGCATCCGCGCCGGCGCCGAATTCGCCATGCCGACCATGAAGTGACGGCACGGCATATCCGACCCCGGGCAGCGACCGCACCCCCCGCACCTCCCACCCTCGCGGTCCGCCCGGACCAGAACGGCCCCCGGCTCCCGACCGGGGGCCGTTCTTCGTTTCGCGCCGGGATCCCCTGCATCCGGCCCCCATATAGAGGCTGGAGTTACCACGTGTTTTATGACCAGATCGCCGATTTTTCGCATAACTTATTGATTAACATGAATTTATGAGGAACGCGCCGTACCGGGTATGTAAGCCCTGGAAACGTGACTCATATCGTTTGCGTTTCGTATGACTCACGCCTTACCATCATTGGTGGGAGCGGACATCATCCGGATCGCGATATGAGGGCAAGATCACTCGCAACACGCGCGCGCCGCTGGCAGTCGCTCCTGACGAGTGACCGGCCGGCAAAGCGCGTGTTCCTGATCGTGATCCTGGCCACGCTGGCTTTCGAAAGCGGCCGGATCTTCAATTTCAACTTCGCCGAGGAAACCTGGAGCACGTCCACGGCAATCGCGGTCGGAATATGGGCCCCCTGGTACGACATGCGTTTCCCCGCTGCCCGACTGGCGGCAGAGCGCATCGGCATCGTCATGATCGATGACGACGGACTTCCCTTTATCGGCGACAGGTTCCCGATCCCCTATGACCACCAGGCCCGGATGATCAACGAGATCATCCACCCCTCCGGCGCGCCGGACACCCCACCGGTCGCGGTGTTCATGGACTTCCTCTACGCCACCAACCGCCACACCCTGAGTGGCGGCCGGCGACCCTCCATGCCGGTCCAGGCCGTGGATCTGCAGACGCTCGGCGCCGACATGGACTATCTGGCCGAAGAACTGGCGCTCAACCGCAGTGACGGACAGATCGATACCGATGTCGCCGATGCGATGGGCGCACTTGTGCCGCCGCTGCTTGTGCGGCGGGTCGGTATGCTGGTTGCCGACCAGCCTGTCGCACTTCGCCAGGCCACCCGTCCGCAAGAGGCACGCAACCCCGAACGGCGCAATACTTTCGGCATCGTCAATCAGCTGGCGGTGCCCGCTGCGCCGGGGATGTTCCTCACACCGCCGCTGCGCTATGCGCTGGCGCCGGACGGCCTTCCCTCGCCCGCCCTGCTGCTGACGATCTGGAGCTGCGCCGTCGAGGCGGGTCTGCCGGGCTGCTCGCTCGACGAACCGGTGGTGAGCGTGTCTGAGATACGCGAGGCCGCACGAGCGGCCGCCATCGCCGACGTGGCCGGCGCCTGTGCCGATCGTATTGATGCAGAACTGCGGGTCGCCGGCCTCGCCGAGGGCAGCAGCCATCGCCGCGGCCCGCCCCCGACGGCAGATCCCACCGTCATCGACAGGCTGACGGCTCATTGCCGCGATATTGCCTATGACCATGCGGCGAATGCCGGCTGGGTCCCCGATCCACCGGCATCGGCGGCGATTGCCCGCACCACCATGGCCCTGCTGCCGGCCTATGCCGCAGCCCGCCGTGACGGCCGCTTTGCCGGCAGCTTCGAGGCCCTGACATGTCTCGACGGGCTGGTCCCCCGCCCGGCAGGCGGAGACATGGCGCCACATCCACCGGTTGCAAACGTCGCCCTGGCCCGCCTGCGCCAGGCATCGGCCGACTGTCACGGCCTGTCGGATGCCATGGCCGACCAGCGGATCGGACCGACGATGACCGTGCTCTGGGGGGCCGGCACCGATGATGGCGGCCCGCCCCGTGATGCGACGCCGGCAGACCGGCTGGCCTTCCGCCAGAGCGGTCAGGCGGCAGCACCCTATGCCTGGGCCGAGGTGGATCAGCATCCGGTCGAGGATGTCTGTGCCCCCTTCCGGCTGTCGCGGGACATCCTGTCCCGCCTGTCGGAGTCGAGCCGACTTCTCGCCTTCACCCTGTATCGGGGGGGAAAGCCCCATCAGGATCTCTGCGCCTATCACCGGACCGTCCGCGTGCCCTGGCTTTCTTCCACCCATGACCGGACCCGGGCCTATGTCGCCTCGGCCCTGTCGAACCGGGTGGTGATCCTGGGGGCAACGGTCAGTGGAGCCGAGGATCTCCATCCGATGCGCGGGGTCTATGCCCCCGGCACCTGGGCCCATGCCATGGCCCTCGACAACCTGCTCGCCATGGGGCGCGACTACCGTCCGGCCGCCCTCGACGGCATCGGTTTCAGCGCCGGCACAGGCTATGAAGCTGCCCGCCTGATGCTTCAGACCCTGTTGGCCGGTCTGATCGCCCTTGGTCTGCACAACATCGTCCGCCCCTGGCAGATCGAGGCCCTGGTGCATCGTAACCTGCCCGGCTGGATCGCCCCCACCCTGCCCGCGGTACTGGTCGATGTCGTGG
Above is a genomic segment from Tistrella mobilis containing:
- a CDS encoding non-heme iron oxygenase ferredoxin subunit; amino-acid sequence: MSWIKTIETARLADEGVACAEAAGRRIAFYEVDGDFFATDDLCTHGRAFLSDGYLDGHMIECPLHQGLFDVRTGAPCGAPCTEPVRTYPVRVEDGVLHVMVDEG
- a CDS encoding LysR family transcriptional regulator, producing MNWDHLRVFLAIARRGQILAAARGLGLNHATVARRLDALEASLGQPLFERRPSGATLTEAGERLLAAAERVETEIFGIAEETRAQGAAPSGVVRVGAPDGLGTWFLAAELGRLGAMHPDLVVELVPLPRTFSLSRREADLAVCLDPPAEGRLLVTALGDYTLGVYAARSYLERAGVPMTPEDLAGHVVVTGVEDYAYASSLDYGQALTRYGQREFRCAGVVGQMAAICAGVGIGILHDFAVRDAPDLVPILPGLIFRRRYHLLTHPDTHHLARIAVCRDFLVRRFRETRDRFVRGG
- a CDS encoding IclR family transcriptional regulator codes for the protein MEAKQEGAVKAAGRRGAGSETKRKGIQSVEIGIGVLDALVRLGRPSSLTDIARASGQSVSQAHRYLASFVNTGFLRQDPATALYDLHTGALRLGLAAMGRLDTFEEASRAAQELVAASGRTVLIAVWAETGPTIIRWYPGNPPVYTMLTIGSHLSLTWSATGRIFLAFLNEGFVSDLLQRELAQDRSEGPVDIDAMRAQTRREMSAAVDGTTAPGLRAFAAPVFNLQGQLVLALSIIASPGFGRDGDAAAREMLIATAREVTHRLGGRWPQPG
- a CDS encoding aromatic ring-hydroxylating dioxygenase subunit alpha; protein product: MAETSACARNGRVWDTGDAGKVPYWVYTDQDVYQRELQRIWYGPHWLYCALECEIPDVGDFKTTTLGERPVIVVRSAEDEISVVENRCAHRGVKFCQARQGHTKDLLCPYHQWAYDLRGNLIGVPFRRGVKRQGGMPRDFDPGNHGLNRLRVEVVNGVVWATFSDDTPPFREYLGEKFWAHYTRVYDGRKLEVLGYNRQHIPANWKLMMENIKDPYHAGLLHVFFVTFGLFRADQKSAVDIDETGRHGILISRKGEQEVNDVTADLRNFQGDLKLADPRILDVVKEFPGEETVGMITVFPSVILQQQVNSLTSRQIVPKGPAGFDFHWTHWCYADDTPEMKLRRTRQANLFGPAGFVSADDGEIIEMSQQGFSPSDMEEALVMMGGREIAPTDYMVTETAIRSMYRYWREVMGL
- the gtdA gene encoding gentisate 1,2-dioxygenase, whose translation is MTAPLPNDARAQLDRLYEEMRPKSLYPLWEVLSALVTPTPRSPAQAWKWDYASARDHLLRAGDLISAEQAERRVLILENPGLPGTSGITPSLYAGLQLILPGEVAPCHRHSQSALRFVMEGDGAYTAVDGEKAVMRPFDLVLTPNWQWHDHGNHSGQPMIWLDGLDIPTVRHFDASFAERLEAAEHPETVAPGDSTRRYGRNLRPLRGSTADRRPAAQPLFHYPHADWSAALADLAAAEAPDPVLGHALEFLNPATGGAVMPTIAAHVRLLPAGFETRPRRSSDGTVYVVVEGRGEARVGDEVFTLAERDLLVVPSWREVTIRADSRLVLFGYSDRAAQEKLGLYREAVASA
- a CDS encoding fumarylacetoacetate hydrolase family protein, whose protein sequence is MTTCLFDPAPTPLAEVKGTEARYPIRRIFCVGRNYEAHAREMGVVVDREAPFYFTKSALAYVPSGSTIPYPPGTENYHYEMELVVAIGKAGFEIAAADALSHVFGYACGLDMTRRDLQLAARAKQRPWDLGKDFEQSAVLSPIVPVAESGHPATGLLELRVDGETRQSTDLSLLVWSVAELIAHLSRFYHLEPGDLIYTGTPEGVGPVVAGQKIEGSITGLGGISLTIA
- a CDS encoding aromatic-ring-hydroxylating dioxygenase subunit beta, with translation MIGTAETDTALRGRVRDLYDAYYDTLDDVRLSDWPGFFLPDCLYRVIPRENFERGYTLSTMQAESRGMLQDRVTGLTTTQMYAPRYYRRFPGPLRISTGPEGIRTRHNLLIVQTLIDRQSEIVLSAVCHDRIVDEDGRLYFAERIVVIDSEMIPNSLIYPA
- a CDS encoding NAD(P)/FAD-dependent oxidoreductase; its protein translation is MSAGVVIIGAGQAGGRAALTLREKGYAGPVTLIGDEPVPPYERPPLSKDMLIDPETRPTWLVPAEAWAAQDIRLMTGRAAIAVDRAARQVRLDDGSLLDYDRLIFATGSRPRRLPFRVSRLADLRTLGDVESLAARAVGARSVLVIGGGVIGLEVAATLVQKGLEVTVVEIGSRLLGRNFPAPVAAALARRHAAEGVTLLTGRRIRDLADTAAGIRAVLSDGQVITADFAVAGIGVVPETGLAQAAGLVVDDGIVVDHDMRTADPAVFAIGDVAAQPGPDGRSLRCETWQNANITAERAVAAILGSPLPAPETPWFWTDQYDLNVQLAGVTGPEADTAQIVEQRAGAGRLFLVLDGDRLIGAAGINAGRDMAACRRLITAGIHLPPGMTASDSFDAKAARGLLSPAAASARPAYA
- a CDS encoding CoA-acylating methylmalonate-semialdehyde dehydrogenase, whose product is MVRKIGHYIGGRQVPGAAARTVASFNPATGEQSGEVALASAAEVRAAVEAAKAAAPDWAETTPLRRARILNRFLHILEERIDELAAVITAEHGKVLSDAKGEIQRGMEVVEFATAAPQLLKSEMTENVGTKVDSHALRQPLGVVAGITPFNFPAMVPMWMFPVALACGNTFILKPSERDPSAALLLAEWLTEAGLPAGVFNVVQGDKEAVDAILTDPDIEAVSFVGSTPIARYIYQTATAAGKRCQALGGAKNHMIVMPDADMDQAVDALMGAAYGSAGERCMAISVAVPVGEATADALVEKLVPRIQALKVGPGTDPEAEMGPLVTRAHRDKVENYIDQGVAEGAELVVDGRNLRLQGYEDGYFTGATLFDRVTTDMTIYRHEIFGPVLSVVRAESYEQAAGWINAHEYGNGTAIFTRDGDAAREFAHRIKVGMVGVNVPIPVPMAFHSFGGWKASLFGDHHMHGPEGVRFYTRLKTITTRWPTGIRAGAEFAMPTMK